A section of the Rhodobacteraceae bacterium M382 genome encodes:
- a CDS encoding hexameric tyrosine-coordinated heme protein — protein sequence MSWLPTLITDTPEQGYELAIKMSRMAVKMTQPDDAARGRMRPEYANNADSLIMSSHVVATNFQTVAQANDFWRR from the coding sequence ATGTCCTGGTTACCGACACTCATCACCGATACACCTGAGCAAGGTTATGAACTTGCTATAAAAATGTCCCGGATGGCGGTAAAAATGACGCAACCGGATGATGCAGCCCGCGGACGAATGCGCCCCGAGTATGCAAATAATGCTGACAGTCTGATCATGTCGTCTCACGTCGTGGCCACGAATTTTCAGACCGTTGCTCAAGCCAATGATTTTTGGCGTCGCTAA